One Cedecea neteri DNA segment encodes these proteins:
- the potD gene encoding spermidine/putrescine ABC transporter substrate-binding protein PotD produces the protein MKKWPRHLLAAGALALSLGAAHADDSKTLYFYNWTEYVPPGLLEQFTKETGIKVIYSTYESNETMYAKLKTYKDGAYDLVVPSTYFVAKMRKEGMIQKIDKSQLSNFKNLDPDMLNKPFDPNNDYSIPYIWGATAIGVNSDAIDPKSVTSWADLWKPEYKQSLLLTDDAREVFQMALRKLGLSGNTTDPKEIEAAYHELQKLMSNVAAFNSDNPANPYMEGEVNLGMVWNGSAYVARQAGTPLEIVWPKEGGIFWMDNLSIPANAKNVDGALKLINFLLRPDVAKQVAETIGYPTPNLEARKLLPKNVAEDKSLYPDAEVIKAGEWQNDVGDASALYESYYQRLKAGR, from the coding sequence ATGAAAAAATGGCCACGCCACCTGCTTGCTGCGGGCGCTCTGGCGCTCAGCCTCGGCGCCGCCCATGCCGACGACAGCAAGACGCTTTATTTCTATAACTGGACCGAGTACGTGCCGCCAGGCCTGCTGGAGCAGTTCACCAAAGAGACCGGCATCAAGGTGATTTATTCGACCTACGAGTCGAACGAAACCATGTACGCCAAGCTCAAGACCTACAAAGACGGCGCGTACGACCTCGTGGTGCCGTCCACCTACTTTGTGGCGAAGATGCGCAAAGAAGGGATGATCCAGAAGATCGACAAGAGCCAGCTCAGCAACTTTAAAAATCTCGACCCGGATATGCTGAACAAGCCGTTCGACCCGAACAACGACTATTCCATCCCGTATATCTGGGGCGCTACGGCAATTGGCGTGAACAGCGACGCTATCGATCCGAAAAGCGTCACCAGCTGGGCCGACCTGTGGAAGCCGGAGTATAAGCAAAGCCTGCTGCTGACCGACGACGCGCGCGAAGTGTTCCAGATGGCGCTGCGCAAGCTTGGCCTGTCCGGCAACACGACCGATCCGAAGGAGATTGAGGCCGCGTACCACGAGCTGCAAAAGCTGATGTCAAACGTGGCGGCGTTTAACTCCGACAACCCGGCCAACCCGTATATGGAAGGCGAAGTGAACCTTGGCATGGTGTGGAACGGCTCGGCCTACGTGGCTCGCCAGGCCGGGACGCCACTGGAGATCGTCTGGCCGAAGGAAGGCGGGATTTTCTGGATGGATAACCTGTCGATTCCGGCCAACGCGAAGAACGTCGACGGTGCGCTGAAACTGATCAACTTCCTGCTGCGCCCGGACGTGGCTAAGCAGGTGGCGGAAACCATCGGTTACCCGACGCCAAACCTCGAAGCCCGCAAGCTGCTGCCGAAGAACGTGGCGGAAGATAAGTCGCTGTACCCGGATGCGGAGGTGATTAAGGCTGGCGAGTGGCAGAATGATGTGGGTGACGCGAGCGCGCTGTATGAGTCTTATTATCAGCGGTTGAAGGCGGGGCGGTAG
- the potC gene encoding spermidine/putrescine ABC transporter permease PotC, whose protein sequence is MIGRLLRGGFMSAIYAFLYIPIVILIVNSFNSSRFGINWQGFTTNWYSLLMNNDSLLQAAKHSLTMAVFSASAATLIGSLTAVALYRYRFRGKPFVSGMLFVVMMSPDIVMAISLLVLFMLLGVSLGFWSLLFSHITFCLPFVVVTVYSRLKGFDVKMLEAARDLGASELTILRKIILPLAMPAVAAGWLLSFTLSMDDVVVSSFVTGPSYEILPLKIYSMVKVGVSPEVNALATILLLLSLLLVIASQLILRDKTQPQGTLK, encoded by the coding sequence ATGATCGGACGCCTGCTTCGCGGCGGCTTTATGTCCGCCATTTACGCTTTTTTGTATATCCCGATCGTCATTCTGATCGTGAATTCGTTCAACAGTTCGCGCTTCGGCATTAACTGGCAGGGTTTTACCACTAACTGGTACAGCCTGCTGATGAATAACGACAGCCTGCTGCAGGCCGCAAAGCATTCGCTGACGATGGCGGTGTTTTCCGCCAGCGCCGCCACGCTTATCGGCTCGCTTACCGCCGTGGCGCTGTACCGCTATCGCTTTCGCGGCAAGCCGTTCGTCAGCGGGATGCTGTTTGTGGTGATGATGTCCCCGGACATCGTGATGGCTATCTCGCTGCTGGTGCTGTTTATGCTGCTGGGCGTGTCGCTCGGCTTCTGGTCGCTGCTGTTTTCCCACATCACCTTCTGCCTGCCGTTTGTGGTGGTCACCGTTTACTCACGCCTGAAAGGGTTCGATGTGAAGATGCTGGAAGCGGCGCGTGACCTCGGCGCGAGCGAGCTGACCATTCTGCGCAAAATTATTCTGCCGCTGGCGATGCCCGCCGTGGCCGCTGGCTGGCTGCTAAGCTTTACCCTGTCGATGGACGATGTGGTGGTGTCTTCGTTCGTTACAGGGCCAAGCTACGAGATCCTGCCGCTAAAAATTTACTCGATGGTCAAGGTCGGCGTTTCGCCGGAGGTGAACGCCCTGGCCACCATTCTGCTGTTACTTTCACTGCTGCTGGTGATCGCCAGCCAGCTGATTCTTCGCGATAAAACTCAACCTCAGGGGACGTTAAAATGA
- the potB gene encoding spermidine/putrescine ABC transporter permease PotB, translated as MKSSRKFQNVVIATVVGWLLLFVFLPNLMIIVTSFLTRDNDNFVSMVFTLDNYTRLADPLYAQVLLHSLNMAAIATLACLVLGYPFAWFLALLPEKVRPLLLFLLIVPFWTNSLIRIYGLKIFLSTKGYLNEFLLWLGLIDTPIRIMFTPSAVIIGLVYILLPFMVMPLYSSIEKLDKPLLEAARDLGASKLQTFVRIILPLTMPGIVAGCLLVMLPAMGLFYVSDLMGGAKNLLIGNVIKSQFLNIRDWPFGAATSITLTLVMGLMLLVYWRAARLLNKKVELE; from the coding sequence ATGAAGAGCTCGCGTAAATTCCAGAATGTGGTGATTGCCACCGTGGTGGGCTGGCTGCTGCTGTTTGTCTTCCTGCCCAACCTGATGATCATCGTTACCAGCTTCCTGACTCGCGATAATGACAACTTCGTGAGCATGGTCTTCACGCTGGATAACTACACCCGGCTGGCCGACCCGCTTTACGCCCAGGTGCTGCTGCACTCGCTGAATATGGCGGCGATAGCCACGCTGGCCTGCCTGGTGCTCGGCTACCCTTTCGCCTGGTTTCTGGCGCTGCTGCCGGAAAAGGTGCGCCCGCTGCTGCTGTTCCTGCTGATTGTGCCGTTCTGGACCAATTCGCTGATCCGCATTTATGGGTTGAAGATTTTCCTCAGCACCAAGGGCTATCTCAACGAGTTCCTGCTGTGGCTGGGGCTTATCGACACGCCGATCCGCATCATGTTCACCCCGAGCGCGGTGATTATCGGCCTGGTGTATATCCTGCTGCCGTTTATGGTGATGCCGCTTTATTCCAGCATTGAGAAGCTGGACAAGCCGCTGCTTGAGGCGGCACGGGATCTCGGCGCCAGCAAGCTGCAAACCTTTGTGCGCATTATTCTGCCGCTGACCATGCCGGGGATTGTCGCCGGTTGTCTGCTGGTGATGCTGCCGGCGATGGGCCTGTTCTACGTCTCGGATTTGATGGGCGGCGCGAAGAACCTGCTGATCGGCAACGTGATTAAGAGCCAGTTCCTCAACATTCGCGACTGGCCGTTTGGCGCGGCGACGAGTATTACGCTGACGCTGGTAATGGGCCTGATGCTGCTGGTGTACTGGCGCGCGGCGCGCCTGCTTAACAAGAAGGTGGAACTGGAATGA
- the potA gene encoding spermidine/putrescine ABC transporter ATP-binding protein PotA has protein sequence MGQRKKLKKQPRSHSMLVNLAGVAKRFDGKSVISDFSLTINHGEFLTLLGPSGCGKTTVLRLIAGLETVDAGQITLDNQDITHVPAEHRHVNTVFQSYALFPHMTVFENVAFGLRMQKTPAAEITPRVTEALKMVQLEEFAQRKPNQLSGGQQQRVAIARAVVNKPRLLLLDESLSALDYKLRKQMQNELKALQRKLGITFVFVTHDQEEALTMSDRIVVMRDGKIEQDGTPREIYEEPKNLFVASFIGEINIFDATVLERIDEQRVRANVEGRECHIFVNQPVTVGQSLKVLLRPEDLRVEEINDAREVDGLIGYVRERNYKGMTLESTVELENGKMVMVSEFFNEDDPDFDHSLDQKMAVTWVESWEVVLADEELA, from the coding sequence ATGGGACAGCGTAAAAAATTGAAAAAACAGCCTCGTTCGCACTCCATGCTGGTCAACCTGGCGGGAGTCGCCAAGCGCTTTGATGGTAAATCCGTAATTTCTGACTTCTCCCTCACCATTAATCATGGTGAATTCCTGACGCTGCTCGGCCCTTCCGGCTGCGGCAAAACCACCGTACTGCGCCTTATCGCCGGGTTAGAAACCGTCGATGCCGGGCAAATCACGCTCGATAATCAGGACATCACCCATGTGCCTGCCGAGCATCGCCACGTGAATACCGTTTTCCAGAGCTATGCCCTGTTTCCGCACATGACGGTGTTTGAAAACGTCGCCTTTGGCCTGCGGATGCAGAAAACCCCGGCGGCGGAAATCACCCCTCGCGTGACCGAAGCGCTGAAAATGGTGCAGCTGGAAGAGTTCGCCCAGCGCAAGCCGAACCAGCTTTCCGGCGGCCAGCAGCAGCGCGTCGCCATCGCCCGTGCGGTGGTGAATAAACCCCGGCTGCTGCTGCTCGACGAATCGCTGTCGGCGCTGGACTACAAGCTGCGCAAGCAGATGCAGAACGAGCTGAAAGCCCTGCAGCGCAAGCTCGGCATTACGTTTGTGTTCGTCACGCACGATCAGGAAGAAGCCCTCACCATGTCCGACCGCATCGTGGTGATGCGCGACGGCAAGATTGAGCAGGACGGCACGCCGCGAGAAATTTACGAAGAGCCAAAGAACCTGTTTGTGGCGAGCTTCATCGGCGAGATCAATATCTTCGATGCGACGGTGCTCGAGCGCATCGACGAGCAGCGCGTGCGGGCGAACGTGGAAGGCCGCGAATGCCACATCTTCGTGAATCAGCCGGTGACCGTCGGGCAAAGCCTGAAGGTGCTGCTGCGCCCGGAAGATTTGCGCGTGGAAGAGATCAACGACGCCCGCGAAGTGGACGGGCTGATTGGCTACGTGCGCGAGCGCAACTACAAAGGCATGACGCTGGAGTCCACCGTCGAGCTGGAAAACGGCAAGATGGTGATGGTCAGCGAGTTCTTTAACGAAGACGACCCGGACTTTGACCATTCGCTTGATCAAAAAATGGCGGTGACCTGGGTAGAAAGCTGGGAGGTTGTGCTGGCAGATGAAGAGCTCGCGTAA
- the pepT gene encoding peptidase T, translating to MDKLLERFLQYVSLDTQSKPGVKQVPSTEGQWKLLRLLKEQLEQLGLVDVTLSDHGTVMGTLLSNVGHAVPAIGFISHVDTTPDFTGKNVNPQIVENYRGGDIALGIGDEILSPVMFPVLHQLMGQTLITTDGKTLLGADDKAGVAEIMTALAVLKGKNVPHGDIRVAFTPDEEVGKGAHFFDVEAFNAEWAYTVDGGGVGELESENFNAASVTIKIIGNNVHPGTAKGVMVNALSLAARIHAEVPADESPECTEGYEGFYHLNTMKGSVDRAEMHYIIRDFDREQFEARKRKMMEIAKKVGKGLHPDCYIELVIEDSYYNMREKVAEHPYIVEVAQQAMRDCDIEPIMKPIRGGTDGAQLSFKGLPCPNLFTGGYNYHGKHEFVTLEGMEKAVAVIVRIAELTAKAG from the coding sequence ATGGATAAATTACTTGAGCGCTTTTTGCAGTATGTCTCTCTGGATACACAATCCAAGCCCGGCGTTAAGCAGGTGCCGAGCACCGAAGGGCAATGGAAGCTCCTGCGCCTGTTAAAAGAGCAGCTGGAGCAGTTGGGGCTGGTGGACGTCACGCTCAGCGACCACGGCACGGTGATGGGCACGCTGCTGTCGAACGTCGGGCACGCTGTCCCGGCCATTGGTTTTATCTCCCACGTTGACACCACGCCGGACTTCACCGGCAAAAACGTGAACCCGCAGATCGTCGAGAATTACCGCGGCGGCGACATCGCGCTCGGCATCGGCGATGAGATCCTTTCCCCGGTGATGTTCCCAGTGCTGCATCAGTTAATGGGCCAGACGCTGATCACCACCGACGGCAAAACCCTGCTGGGCGCGGACGACAAAGCGGGCGTGGCGGAAATCATGACCGCGCTGGCGGTATTAAAAGGCAAAAACGTGCCGCACGGCGACATCCGCGTGGCCTTTACCCCGGACGAGGAAGTTGGAAAGGGCGCGCATTTCTTCGACGTCGAAGCCTTTAACGCCGAATGGGCCTACACCGTGGACGGCGGCGGCGTGGGCGAGCTGGAAAGCGAGAACTTCAACGCTGCCTCCGTGACCATCAAAATCATCGGCAACAACGTGCACCCCGGCACCGCCAAAGGCGTGATGGTGAACGCCCTGTCGCTGGCGGCGCGCATCCACGCCGAAGTCCCGGCGGACGAAAGCCCGGAATGCACCGAAGGCTACGAAGGCTTCTACCACCTGAACACCATGAAAGGCTCCGTCGACCGCGCCGAGATGCACTACATCATCCGCGACTTCGACCGCGAGCAGTTCGAAGCCCGCAAGCGCAAAATGATGGAGATCGCCAAGAAAGTCGGCAAAGGCCTGCACCCGGACTGCTATATCGAGCTGGTCATAGAGGACAGCTATTACAACATGCGCGAGAAGGTGGCCGAGCATCCTTATATTGTCGAGGTGGCCCAGCAGGCGATGCGCGACTGCGACATCGAGCCGATCATGAAGCCGATCCGCGGCGGCACTGACGGCGCCCAGCTTTCCTTCAAAGGCCTGCCGTGCCCGAACCTGTTCACCGGCGGCTATAACTACCACGGCAAGCACGAGTTCGTAACTCTGGAGGGGATGGAGAAAGCGGTGGCGGTAATTGTGCGGATTGCTGAGCTGACGGCGAAGGCGGGGTGA
- a CDS encoding DUF4062 domain-containing protein, producing MDKRYQVFVSSTFTDLQEERSNVIQALMEMDCIPAGMALFPSIDVEQWTFIQKVIDDSDYYLLIIGGRYGTLAEDGLSYTEKEFDYAISKGLKVVVLVHEDPDALPLAKSEKEPALREKLQQFIEKASSGRLRKTWVSAKDLPGIVALSLNKTIKSYPAIGWVRADKASNERTLYELNELRKKNEELLEKVEELNNLSNVMSLDNLAFFDDIYELPYEISSFNWADSSVVKEKKIMDIKWMYLFSIISPFLIEESTDHNVHEIIKKHIERYLPHSYTHTTIDAQDIKTIYIQFKALGLLEYNDVSWKLTSKGSKLMMQLRTIKNNE from the coding sequence GTGGATAAAAGATATCAAGTATTTGTAAGCTCTACCTTTACAGATTTACAAGAAGAACGTAGCAATGTAATACAAGCTCTTATGGAAATGGACTGTATCCCTGCTGGGATGGCGCTTTTTCCTTCGATTGATGTAGAACAATGGACTTTTATCCAAAAAGTAATCGACGATAGTGATTATTACCTTCTTATTATTGGTGGTAGATACGGAACTCTTGCCGAAGATGGTTTGAGCTATACTGAAAAAGAGTTTGATTATGCTATATCTAAAGGACTCAAAGTTGTAGTTCTTGTCCATGAAGATCCCGATGCTTTACCTCTTGCAAAATCGGAAAAAGAACCGGCATTACGTGAAAAACTTCAACAATTCATCGAAAAAGCTTCATCCGGAAGACTCAGAAAAACATGGGTTTCGGCCAAAGATCTCCCTGGAATTGTTGCATTAAGTTTAAATAAAACTATCAAATCTTATCCTGCAATAGGATGGGTTCGTGCTGACAAAGCTAGTAACGAAAGAACTTTGTATGAATTAAATGAATTGAGAAAAAAGAATGAAGAACTCCTAGAAAAAGTTGAAGAATTAAATAATCTCTCTAATGTTATGAGTTTAGATAACTTGGCATTTTTTGATGATATTTATGAGTTGCCTTATGAAATAAGTTCTTTTAATTGGGCAGATTCAAGTGTAGTTAAAGAGAAAAAAATAATGGATATAAAATGGATGTATTTATTTTCTATAATCAGTCCGTTTTTAATAGAAGAGTCAACGGATCATAATGTTCATGAAATAATTAAAAAACATATTGAAAGATATTTGCCTCATTCATATACTCATACCACAATAGATGCGCAGGATATAAAAACAATTTACATTCAATTTAAAGCATTAGGACTGCTGGAATATAATGATGTAAGTTGGAAATTAACATCTAAAGGGAGTAAGTTAATGATGCAGCTTAGAACTATTAAAAATAATGAATGA
- a CDS encoding DUF3772 domain-containing protein: MSKSLHTFLLSCLLFVGLFLTAQSSLAAPTEDQEPSLKEIAGQLKQYKTQIDNIKQQVSQTNTDSRLIKLFDTTQKLGVEVDSLAALLQPMHDKVQAQLQVLGPAPESGAGNETASVSQQRNALNSDKKQIDEAISTSQSLQTNIRALGIQINDLRRTYFKSQLASNSGSMLSATFWLQEADTQAVDIQRFNAFGNQLLETWQAAWEPEWFWGTFWLFVAAAAIAFSGCFLIERLLVWINITWLPDGRLRRSFNTLASTLVTMFTIVLALSIVKSAFLRVAEFSPQVSDFVDGFVQLAVFCSLIYGAGRAFLSLNRPSWRLVQLDDSVAESVRYFPPLLAILGLLIGCLDLINNTIGASLGTTIRANGLISAVMASVLLAMMLRVQHAHRLLERNGDSAEKRSRLDALVCLLVMLASLAILASLLVGYIAFARYLTYQVIWFGMVLVAFYYLVTFATDFFAAVFSPHTTTGQAMKKSLRFKDRHLEQLAVVFTAFTKCALILMTIIALFNGTFGTTTPSLLISKLVAILSGDGLKQLHIVPGNLLNAVLCLVIGLYILRVTQRWLSQELLPKTITDIGIRASLITLFTNVGYVLLILITLAALGIQWNNLAWIVSALSVGIGFGLQEIVKNFISGLILLTERPVKVGDMIGIGGIEGDVRRINVRATEIQLSDRSTMIVPNSQLISQNVRNATMGNAQGVVTIALTFPTNIDPELVRDLLLSAYQDYEVILPTPAPYVRFSQLGPEGIILSVTGYVASPRMVGSSKSELLFNILKLLRKNEVNLSSPQEVVFMKQRAKALDDDDEFSS; this comes from the coding sequence ATGAGCAAATCTCTGCATACTTTCCTCCTCTCCTGCCTGTTATTTGTCGGCCTGTTTCTGACGGCCCAAAGCAGCCTGGCGGCCCCGACCGAAGACCAGGAGCCTAGCCTGAAAGAAATTGCCGGGCAGCTGAAACAATACAAAACGCAGATAGACAACATTAAGCAGCAGGTTTCGCAGACCAACACTGACAGCCGGCTGATCAAGCTGTTCGACACCACACAAAAGCTGGGCGTGGAGGTGGATAGCCTGGCCGCGCTGTTGCAGCCGATGCACGACAAAGTGCAGGCTCAGCTACAGGTGCTGGGGCCGGCCCCGGAGTCTGGCGCAGGGAATGAAACCGCCAGCGTGTCTCAGCAGCGCAACGCGCTGAACAGCGACAAAAAGCAGATTGATGAGGCCATCAGCACCTCGCAAAGCCTGCAAACCAACATTCGCGCGCTGGGCATCCAGATTAACGATCTCCGCCGCACCTATTTTAAATCCCAGCTGGCGTCAAACAGCGGGAGCATGTTGAGCGCCACCTTCTGGCTCCAGGAAGCCGATACTCAGGCGGTGGATATCCAGCGCTTCAATGCCTTTGGCAATCAGCTGCTGGAAACCTGGCAGGCAGCCTGGGAACCAGAGTGGTTCTGGGGCACCTTCTGGCTGTTCGTGGCCGCGGCCGCGATTGCGTTTTCCGGCTGCTTTCTGATTGAGCGGCTGCTGGTCTGGATCAACATCACCTGGTTGCCGGATGGCCGCCTGCGCCGCAGCTTCAACACGCTGGCCAGCACGTTAGTGACCATGTTTACCATTGTGCTGGCACTTTCGATTGTAAAAAGTGCCTTTTTACGGGTGGCAGAGTTCTCTCCCCAGGTGAGCGATTTTGTCGACGGCTTCGTCCAGCTGGCCGTGTTCTGCTCATTGATCTATGGCGCAGGCCGCGCGTTCCTGTCCCTGAACCGCCCTTCATGGCGGCTGGTGCAGCTCGACGATAGCGTGGCCGAAAGCGTGCGTTACTTCCCGCCGCTGCTGGCAATTCTCGGCCTGCTCATTGGCTGCCTCGACCTGATTAATAATACGATTGGTGCCAGCCTCGGCACCACGATCCGCGCCAACGGGCTGATTTCTGCCGTTATGGCCAGCGTGCTGCTGGCCATGATGCTGCGCGTACAACACGCCCACCGTCTGCTGGAAAGAAACGGCGACTCTGCCGAGAAGCGCTCCCGGCTCGACGCCCTGGTCTGCCTGCTGGTCATGCTCGCCTCGCTGGCGATTCTGGCTTCGCTGTTGGTGGGTTACATCGCCTTCGCCCGCTACCTGACTTACCAGGTCATCTGGTTCGGCATGGTGCTGGTGGCGTTTTATTATCTGGTGACCTTCGCCACCGACTTTTTCGCCGCTGTGTTTTCACCACACACCACCACCGGCCAGGCGATGAAAAAGTCGCTGCGGTTTAAAGATCGGCACCTTGAACAGCTGGCGGTGGTGTTTACCGCCTTCACCAAATGCGCGCTGATACTCATGACCATCATCGCGCTGTTTAACGGCACCTTCGGCACCACCACGCCAAGCCTGTTGATCAGCAAGCTGGTGGCGATTTTAAGCGGCGACGGGCTGAAGCAACTGCACATCGTGCCCGGCAACTTGCTGAACGCCGTGCTTTGCCTGGTGATTGGCCTGTACATTCTGCGTGTAACCCAGCGCTGGCTCAGCCAGGAGCTGCTGCCCAAAACCATTACCGATATCGGCATTCGCGCGTCGCTGATTACGCTGTTTACCAACGTCGGCTACGTGCTGCTGATCCTCATCACCCTGGCCGCCCTGGGCATTCAGTGGAACAACCTGGCCTGGATTGTCAGCGCCCTGTCGGTGGGGATTGGCTTTGGCCTGCAGGAGATTGTGAAGAACTTTATCTCCGGCCTGATCCTGCTCACCGAACGCCCGGTCAAGGTCGGCGATATGATCGGCATCGGCGGCATCGAGGGCGACGTGCGGCGGATCAACGTGCGCGCCACGGAGATCCAGCTCAGCGACCGCTCGACGATGATCGTCCCCAACTCGCAGCTGATTTCCCAGAACGTGCGCAACGCCACGATGGGCAACGCGCAAGGGGTGGTCACCATCGCCCTGACCTTCCCGACCAATATTGACCCGGAGCTGGTGCGCGATTTACTGCTCAGCGCCTACCAGGATTATGAGGTGATCCTGCCGACGCCTGCGCCGTATGTGCGCTTCAGCCAGTTGGGGCCGGAGGGCATTATCCTGAGCGTGACCGGCTACGTCGCCAGCCCGCGGATGGTCGGCTCCAGCAAAAGCGAACTGCTGTTTAATATCCTCAAGCTGCTGCGCAAAAATGAGGTGAACCTGTCCAGCCCGCAGGAAGTTGTTTTTATGAAGCAGCGGGCGAAAGCTTTGGACGATGACGATGAGTTTTCGTCTTAG
- a CDS encoding ABC transporter substrate-binding protein, which translates to MMKKHVLLTMLLAAMSASALAKSTLTLYTSQPNEDAQTTVSAFEKANPDIEVKWIRDGTSKLTARLQAEMAAGGAAPDVLLIADSVTMESLKQQNLLAAYKSPEAARFDAQLYDKDGYYYGTKLITTGIAYHSKAPVKPTSWLDLLKPELKNMTTLPSPLYSGAAQIHQAAIMGAPTLGWDYYEKLKANGAMPQSGNGAVMNAIASGSKAYGMLVDYMAIREKAKGAPIEFAFPTEGVSIVTEPVAMMKGAKNPEAAKAFIDFVLSKAGQELVLKQGYLPADASLPVPQGFPPRDSIKIMPFDAAKALADTAANKKRFADLFGSR; encoded by the coding sequence ATGATGAAAAAACATGTGTTGTTGACGATGCTACTGGCGGCAATGAGTGCTTCAGCCCTGGCTAAATCCACCTTAACGCTTTACACCAGCCAGCCCAATGAAGATGCGCAGACCACTGTCAGCGCCTTTGAAAAAGCTAACCCGGACATCGAAGTGAAATGGATCCGCGACGGCACCAGCAAGCTGACCGCCCGTTTACAGGCGGAAATGGCCGCCGGGGGCGCCGCTCCGGACGTGCTGCTGATTGCCGACAGCGTGACCATGGAATCCCTCAAGCAGCAAAACCTGCTGGCGGCCTACAAATCGCCGGAAGCGGCGCGCTTCGATGCCCAGCTGTATGACAAAGACGGCTATTACTACGGCACCAAACTGATTACCACCGGCATCGCGTACCACAGCAAAGCCCCGGTCAAGCCCACTTCCTGGCTCGATTTACTCAAACCTGAGCTGAAGAACATGACCACGCTGCCAAGCCCGCTTTACTCCGGCGCGGCGCAGATCCACCAGGCCGCGATCATGGGCGCCCCGACGCTGGGCTGGGATTACTACGAAAAACTGAAGGCCAACGGGGCGATGCCACAGAGCGGCAACGGCGCGGTGATGAACGCCATTGCCTCCGGCAGCAAAGCCTACGGCATGCTGGTTGATTACATGGCGATCCGTGAGAAAGCCAAAGGCGCGCCGATTGAGTTTGCCTTCCCGACCGAGGGCGTGAGCATTGTCACCGAGCCGGTGGCAATGATGAAGGGCGCTAAAAATCCCGAAGCGGCGAAAGCATTTATCGACTTTGTGCTCTCCAAAGCGGGGCAGGAGCTGGTGCTGAAACAGGGCTACCTGCCTGCCGATGCCAGCCTGCCGGTTCCGCAGGGCTTCCCGCCGCGCGACAGCATCAAAATCATGCCGTTTGATGCCGCCAAAGCGCTGGCGGACACCGCCGCGAACAAAAAGCGGTTTGCAGACCTGTTCGGTAGCCGCTGA